One region of Streptomyces leeuwenhoekii genomic DNA includes:
- a CDS encoding NACHT domain-containing protein, with protein sequence MEPTVLGGRLASALIGPLVRKLFVTGGPGAGLVDRPVRLTDLVSFRGEKRTLGEKEVRRLAGRLVGESLDSPGEPPFPREEETAVAEALTARLLALGDLDMDDVQAVRLGHRALADRLRRQAPGAGDGLSADARHFLDSATEWACLHVLEFFTRRSAFVARTLVEQSRGQAELIAKVDELITRVPRPDARDTAFERRYLPYVAERHDHLTIYGIDLRDAPDRWPLEVAYLTLEAVADPAPGPGPGPGALPGEDPRARTARLPADEALEREPRVLLRGDAGSGKTTLAQWLAVTAAREGTRIPFLLPLRTLVRTGPLPAPAAFLSAVGCPLTPPDGWAERVLTAGRGLILVDGLDEIPESGRHATRDWLRGLLGAFPGNRWMLTTRPTAVRADWLAREGFLELSLAPMGRAEVATFVHRWHEAAGAPEYGQRLLDSLRTQRDLSRLATNPLMCGLICALHRERRGYLPTGRKELYDAALTMLLTRRDRERGMGAVDGPELGEEEQLELLQRIAYALVLSGRHEMALETAEGIVDRALPALGPAPGRRDAASVLRTLLLRSGVLRRPAEGVLDFVHRTFQDYLAARYAVEEGHLGVLAGRADDTEWEDVIRMAVAHARPRERVLVLRELLGKDDPRLTLLALACLEHAAALDPVVRAEVEERAAGLIPPRTTEAARELAGAGPLVLELLPGPEGLSDEEALGVAVTASVLGGEEPDGALAVLRRFRDHPGLDVRRQLVGTWHRFPAGEYAAEVLDHLDRTRLVLECGSPAQLAALSGMRPWPQLHVSGPYRAEDIVDAVPEPGAVTELNLSGNPLLTDLAALRRLTSLSRLTQRECPNAGSLEVLAGLPLTELVLGPDSTLSGIRSLPSLTVLSLSRELTGADLTEALPTGSPLGFLYLGGSSTESTGLRGLAHWRTLHTLSLGPLTTELTADDWREVAALPGLTHLYLAASIIRETPASIGRMPELPGVQVLAVHGLEGTEHLAALADRLPGLHTVSLGNRLGHSFPLSDFRSLFPGAEVTWSRR encoded by the coding sequence ATGGAACCGACGGTGCTCGGCGGAAGGCTGGCGTCCGCGCTGATCGGCCCCCTCGTGAGAAAGCTGTTCGTGACGGGCGGCCCCGGCGCCGGACTGGTCGACCGGCCGGTCCGGCTGACGGACCTCGTGTCCTTCCGGGGCGAGAAGCGCACCCTCGGCGAGAAGGAGGTGCGCAGGCTCGCGGGGCGGCTGGTCGGGGAGTCGCTGGACTCCCCCGGCGAGCCGCCCTTCCCGCGCGAGGAGGAAACCGCCGTCGCCGAGGCCCTCACCGCGCGGCTGCTCGCCCTCGGCGACCTGGACATGGACGACGTGCAGGCCGTCCGGCTCGGCCACCGCGCCCTGGCCGACCGGCTGCGGCGCCAGGCCCCCGGTGCGGGCGACGGCCTGTCCGCCGACGCCCGCCACTTCCTCGACTCCGCGACGGAGTGGGCCTGCCTGCACGTCCTGGAGTTCTTCACCCGCCGCTCGGCCTTCGTGGCCCGGACACTGGTGGAGCAGTCCCGGGGCCAGGCGGAGCTGATCGCGAAGGTCGACGAGCTGATCACCCGCGTCCCCCGCCCCGACGCCCGCGACACCGCTTTCGAGCGCCGCTACCTGCCCTACGTCGCCGAACGCCACGACCACCTCACCATCTACGGCATCGACCTGCGCGACGCCCCGGACCGGTGGCCGCTGGAGGTCGCCTACCTGACCCTGGAGGCCGTCGCCGACCCCGCCCCCGGCCCAGGTCCCGGCCCCGGCGCCCTTCCCGGGGAGGACCCGCGTGCCCGCACCGCGCGCCTGCCCGCCGACGAGGCGCTGGAGCGGGAGCCCAGGGTGCTGCTGCGCGGCGACGCGGGCTCCGGCAAGACGACCCTGGCCCAGTGGCTCGCGGTGACCGCGGCACGCGAGGGCACCCGTATCCCCTTCCTCCTGCCCCTGCGCACCCTGGTCCGCACCGGCCCGCTGCCCGCCCCGGCCGCGTTCCTGAGCGCCGTCGGCTGCCCGCTGACGCCGCCCGACGGCTGGGCGGAGCGCGTCCTGACCGCGGGCCGGGGGCTGATCCTGGTCGACGGCCTGGACGAGATCCCGGAATCCGGCCGCCACGCCACCCGCGACTGGCTGCGCGGCCTCCTCGGCGCCTTCCCCGGCAACCGCTGGATGCTGACCACCCGCCCCACCGCCGTACGCGCCGACTGGCTGGCGCGGGAGGGCTTCCTGGAGCTCTCCCTCGCCCCGATGGGCCGGGCGGAGGTGGCCACCTTCGTCCACCGCTGGCACGAGGCCGCCGGCGCCCCGGAGTACGGGCAGCGGCTGCTGGACTCCCTGCGCACCCAGCGCGATCTGTCCCGCCTCGCCACCAACCCCCTCATGTGCGGCCTGATCTGCGCCCTGCACCGGGAACGCCGCGGCTATCTGCCCACCGGCCGCAAGGAGCTGTACGACGCGGCCCTCACCATGCTCCTCACCCGCCGGGACCGGGAGCGGGGCATGGGCGCGGTGGACGGCCCGGAGCTGGGCGAGGAGGAACAGCTCGAACTGCTGCAGCGCATCGCCTACGCCCTGGTCCTCAGCGGCCGGCACGAGATGGCGCTGGAGACGGCCGAGGGCATCGTGGACCGGGCCCTGCCCGCCCTCGGACCGGCCCCCGGGCGGCGCGACGCCGCCTCGGTGCTGCGGACCCTGCTGCTGCGCAGCGGCGTACTGCGCCGCCCGGCCGAGGGCGTCCTGGACTTCGTCCACCGCACCTTCCAGGACTATCTGGCGGCCCGGTACGCGGTGGAGGAGGGCCACCTCGGTGTCCTCGCCGGCCGTGCCGACGACACCGAGTGGGAGGACGTCATCCGCATGGCCGTGGCCCACGCCCGGCCCCGCGAACGCGTCCTTGTGCTCAGGGAGCTGCTGGGCAAGGACGATCCCCGGCTCACGCTGCTGGCCCTTGCCTGCCTGGAACACGCTGCGGCACTCGATCCGGTGGTGCGGGCGGAGGTGGAGGAGCGGGCCGCCGGGCTGATCCCGCCGCGTACGACCGAGGCCGCGCGGGAGCTGGCTGGCGCGGGGCCGCTGGTACTGGAGCTGCTCCCGGGGCCGGAGGGTCTGTCGGACGAGGAGGCGCTGGGCGTCGCGGTCACCGCCTCCGTCCTGGGCGGCGAGGAGCCCGACGGCGCACTCGCCGTCCTGCGCCGCTTCCGGGACCATCCCGGCCTCGACGTACGGCGGCAGCTCGTGGGCACATGGCACCGCTTCCCCGCCGGGGAGTACGCGGCCGAGGTCCTGGACCACCTCGACCGCACGCGCCTCGTCCTGGAGTGCGGCTCTCCGGCGCAGCTCGCCGCCCTCTCCGGGATGCGGCCGTGGCCACAGCTGCATGTCTCGGGGCCTTACCGGGCCGAGGACATCGTGGACGCCGTACCGGAGCCCGGCGCGGTGACCGAGCTGAACCTCTCCGGCAACCCGCTGCTCACGGACCTGGCCGCCCTGCGGCGTCTCACCTCGCTGAGCAGGCTGACACAGCGGGAATGCCCGAACGCCGGCAGCCTGGAGGTGCTGGCGGGGCTGCCCCTCACCGAACTCGTCCTCGGGCCGGACAGCACCCTGTCGGGGATCCGGTCCCTGCCGTCGCTGACCGTGCTCTCCCTGAGCCGGGAGCTGACGGGCGCCGATCTCACCGAGGCGCTGCCGACCGGATCGCCGCTGGGCTTCCTCTATCTCGGCGGCAGCAGCACGGAGTCGACCGGGCTGCGGGGGCTGGCCCATTGGCGGACGCTGCACACGCTCAGCCTCGGCCCGCTGACGACGGAGCTGACGGCGGACGACTGGCGGGAGGTCGCCGCCCTGCCCGGACTCACCCACCTCTATCTGGCCGCATCGATCATCCGGGAGACCCCGGCCTCCATCGGCCGCATGCCCGAGCTGCCGGGTGTCCAGGTGCTGGCTGTCCACGGCCTGGAGGGCACCGAGCACCTGGCGGCGCTGGCGGACCGGCTGCCGGGCCTGCATACGGTGTCGCTGGGTAACCGGCTCGGACACTCCTTCCCGCTGTCCGACTTCCGATCGCTCTTCCCGGGCGCCGAAGTGACGTGGAGCCGGCGCTGA
- a CDS encoding ATP-dependent Clp protease ATP-binding subunit — protein sequence MFERFTDRARRVVVLAQEEARMLNHNYIGTEHILLGLIHEGEGVAAKALESLGISLEAVRQQVEEIIGQGQQAPSGHIPFTPRAKKVLELSLREALQLGHNYIGTEHILLGLIREGEGVAAQVLVKLGADLNRVRQQVIQLLSGYQGKETATAGGPAEGTPSTSLVLDQFGRNLTQAARESKLDPVIGREKEIERVMQVLSRRTKNNPVLIGEPGVGKTAVVEGLAQAIVKGEVPETLKDKHLYTLDLGALVAGSRYRGDFEERLKKVLKEIRTRGDIILFIDELHTLVGAGAAEGAIDAASILKPMLARGELQTIGATTLDEYRKHLEKDAALERRFQPIQVAEPSLPHTIEILKGLRDRYEAHHRVSITDEALVQAATLADRYISDRFLPDKAIDLIDEAGSRMRIRRMTAPPDLREFDEKIAAVRRDKESAIDSQDFEKAASLRDKEKQLLAAKAKREKEWKAGDMDVVAEVDGELIAEVLATATGIPVFKLTEEESSRLLRMEEELHKRVIGQNDAVKALSKAIRRTRAGLKDPKRPGGSFIFAGPSGVGKTELSKALAEFLFGDEDALISLDMSEFSEKHTVSRLFGSPPGYVGYEEGGQLTEKVRRKPFSVVLFDEVEKAHPDIFNSLLQILEDGRLTDSQGRVVDFKNTVIIMTTNLGTRDISKGFNLGFAAAGDTKTNYERMKNKVSDELKQHFRPEFLNRVDDVVVFPQLTQDDILRIVDLMVGKVDERLKDRDMGIELSQSAKELLSRKGYDPVLGARPLRRTIQREIEDTLSEKILFGELRPGHIVVVDTEGEGENQTFTFRGEEKSALPDAPPIEQAAGGAGPNLSKDA from the coding sequence ATGTTCGAGAGGTTCACCGACCGCGCGCGGCGGGTTGTCGTCCTGGCTCAGGAAGAAGCCCGGATGCTCAACCACAACTACATCGGCACCGAGCACATCCTCCTGGGCCTGATCCACGAGGGTGAGGGTGTCGCCGCCAAGGCCCTTGAGAGCCTCGGGATCTCGCTCGAGGCGGTCCGCCAGCAGGTGGAGGAGATCATCGGGCAGGGCCAGCAGGCCCCGTCGGGTCACATCCCCTTCACCCCCCGTGCCAAGAAGGTGCTGGAGCTGTCGCTCCGCGAGGCGCTTCAGCTGGGCCACAACTACATCGGCACGGAGCACATCCTGCTCGGCCTGATCCGCGAGGGCGAGGGCGTCGCCGCCCAGGTCCTGGTCAAGCTGGGCGCAGACCTCAACCGCGTGCGGCAGCAGGTGATCCAGCTGCTCTCCGGTTACCAGGGCAAGGAGACCGCCACCGCCGGCGGTCCTGCCGAGGGCACCCCCTCCACGTCCCTGGTGCTCGACCAGTTCGGCCGGAACCTCACCCAGGCCGCTCGTGAGTCCAAGCTCGACCCGGTCATCGGGCGCGAGAAGGAGATCGAGCGGGTCATGCAGGTGCTGTCCCGCCGTACCAAGAACAACCCGGTCCTGATCGGTGAGCCCGGCGTCGGCAAGACCGCCGTCGTCGAGGGCCTCGCCCAGGCCATCGTCAAGGGCGAGGTGCCCGAGACCCTCAAGGACAAGCACCTCTACACCCTGGACCTCGGCGCGCTGGTCGCCGGCTCCCGCTACCGCGGTGACTTCGAGGAGCGCCTGAAGAAGGTCCTCAAGGAGATCCGCACCCGCGGCGACATCATCCTGTTCATCGACGAGCTGCACACGCTGGTCGGTGCGGGTGCCGCCGAGGGCGCCATCGACGCCGCTTCGATCCTGAAGCCGATGCTGGCCCGCGGTGAGCTCCAGACCATCGGCGCGACCACGCTGGACGAGTACCGCAAGCACCTGGAGAAGGACGCGGCCCTGGAGCGCCGTTTCCAGCCCATCCAGGTCGCCGAGCCGTCCCTGCCGCACACCATCGAGATCCTCAAGGGCCTGCGCGACCGGTACGAGGCGCACCACCGCGTCTCCATCACCGACGAGGCGCTGGTCCAGGCCGCCACCCTGGCCGACCGGTACATCTCGGACCGCTTCCTGCCGGACAAGGCGATCGACCTGATCGACGAGGCCGGCTCCCGGATGCGCATCCGCCGGATGACCGCGCCGCCGGACCTGCGCGAGTTCGACGAGAAGATCGCCGCCGTCCGCCGGGACAAGGAATCCGCGATCGACTCGCAGGACTTCGAGAAGGCCGCCTCCCTGCGCGACAAGGAGAAGCAGCTCCTGGCCGCCAAGGCCAAGCGGGAGAAGGAGTGGAAGGCCGGCGACATGGACGTCGTCGCCGAGGTCGACGGCGAGCTGATCGCCGAGGTCCTCGCCACGGCCACCGGCATCCCGGTCTTCAAGCTGACCGAGGAGGAGTCCAGCCGCCTGCTCCGCATGGAGGAGGAGCTGCACAAGCGGGTCATCGGCCAGAACGACGCCGTCAAGGCGCTGTCGAAGGCGATCCGCCGTACGCGTGCCGGTCTGAAGGACCCGAAGCGCCCCGGTGGTTCGTTCATCTTCGCCGGCCCGTCCGGTGTCGGTAAGACCGAGCTGTCCAAGGCGCTCGCCGAGTTCCTCTTCGGCGACGAGGACGCGCTGATCTCCCTCGACATGTCGGAGTTCAGCGAGAAGCACACGGTGTCGCGGCTGTTCGGTTCGCCCCCCGGCTACGTGGGCTACGAAGAGGGCGGCCAGCTCACCGAGAAGGTGCGCCGCAAGCCGTTCTCCGTCGTCCTCTTCGACGAGGTGGAGAAGGCCCACCCGGACATCTTCAACTCGCTGCTGCAGATCCTGGAGGACGGTCGCCTGACCGACTCCCAGGGCCGGGTCGTGGACTTCAAGAACACGGTCATCATCATGACGACCAACCTCGGCACCCGGGACATCTCCAAGGGCTTCAACCTCGGCTTCGCCGCCGCGGGCGACACGAAGACCAACTACGAGCGCATGAAGAACAAGGTCTCGGACGAGCTCAAGCAGCACTTCCGGCCCGAGTTCCTCAACCGCGTCGACGACGTGGTCGTCTTCCCGCAGCTCACCCAGGACGACATCCTGCGGATCGTCGACCTGATGGTCGGCAAGGTGGACGAGCGCCTGAAGGACCGGGACATGGGCATCGAGCTCTCCCAGTCCGCCAAGGAGCTGCTGTCCAGGAAGGGCTACGACCCCGTGCTGGGCGCCCGGCCGCTGCGCCGGACCATCCAGCGCGAGATCGAGGACACGCTCTCGGAGAAGATCCTCTTCGGCGAGCTGCGCCCCGGTCACATCGTGGTCGTGGACACCGAGGGCGAGGGCGAGAACCAGACCTTCACCTTCCGCGGCGAGGAGAAGTCGGCGCTGCCCGACGCCCCGCCGATCGAGCAGGCGGCCGGCGGAGCCGGGCCGAACCTGAGCAAGGACGCGTAG
- a CDS encoding SCO3374 family protein, which translates to MVDARPLSTLPVPPALPVPPPRRPRDPLGRAHGERLRGGGDREGTRGRCGCGDPADRDRRWYEHRLGWPTAPGEPLRLRTGVRFDVLDVPAQAGFAALGRLGPLSPVAVQGGRMRLFVAPGSAEELPGLLDWLEWGSLALDLAGIGAGGLIDAPPPPATGSGPVRPLPPGHPDRADSDPLAGADRRGPQGAAVWLRPPVPGCEVESSLPTLSALGGGGGAPDLVRLLGTVATACHRVRLWRASAVPPAGAPGFSPVARRDGGKRP; encoded by the coding sequence ATGGTTGACGCCCGGCCGCTCTCCACCCTGCCCGTCCCCCCGGCCCTGCCCGTCCCCCCGCCGCGGCGGCCGCGGGATCCCCTGGGACGCGCTCACGGGGAACGCCTGCGCGGCGGGGGCGATCGCGAAGGGACCCGGGGAAGGTGCGGGTGCGGGGATCCGGCGGATCGCGACCGCCGGTGGTACGAGCACCGGCTGGGCTGGCCCACCGCCCCGGGGGAACCGCTGCGGCTCCGTACCGGCGTGCGGTTCGACGTGCTGGACGTCCCGGCTCAGGCCGGGTTCGCGGCGCTGGGGCGGCTCGGCCCGCTCTCCCCCGTGGCCGTCCAGGGCGGCCGGATGCGGCTGTTCGTCGCCCCGGGCAGTGCGGAGGAGCTGCCCGGGCTGCTGGACTGGCTGGAGTGGGGCTCGCTGGCCCTCGATCTGGCCGGGATCGGGGCGGGCGGTCTCATCGACGCGCCGCCGCCGCCCGCGACCGGCTCCGGTCCGGTCCGGCCGCTGCCCCCGGGTCACCCGGACCGCGCGGACAGCGATCCTCTCGCCGGTGCGGACCGTCGCGGTCCGCAGGGGGCCGCCGTATGGCTGCGACCCCCTGTGCCGGGGTGCGAGGTCGAATCCTCGCTGCCGACGCTGTCGGCCTTGGGGGGCGGTGGGGGCGCCCCCGATCTCGTACGGCTGCTCGGCACGGTGGCAACCGCGTGCCACCGGGTCCGGCTGTGGCGCGCGAGCGCCGTGCCGCCGGCCGGTGCGCCGGGCTTTTCGCCGGTTGCTCGCCGGGATGGCGGTAAGAGGCCGTGA
- a CDS encoding histone-like nucleoid-structuring protein Lsr2: MAQKVQVLLVDDLDGGEADETVTFALDGKTYEIDLTTANADKLRGLLEPYVKGGRRTGGRASGGRGKARSSSGGSPDTAAIRAWAKENGYEVNDRGRVPASIREAYEKANG, translated from the coding sequence GTGGCACAGAAGGTTCAGGTCCTTCTTGTCGACGACCTCGACGGCGGCGAGGCGGACGAGACCGTGACGTTCGCTCTGGACGGCAAGACCTACGAGATCGACCTCACCACCGCCAATGCGGACAAGCTGCGCGGCCTTCTCGAGCCTTACGTGAAGGGTGGCCGCCGTACCGGTGGCCGCGCTTCCGGCGGGCGCGGCAAGGCGCGTTCGTCTTCCGGTGGCAGCCCCGACACCGCGGCGATCCGCGCGTGGGCGAAGGAGAACGGTTACGAGGTCAACGACCGCGGGCGGGTTCCCGCGTCGATCCGCGAGGCGTACGAGAAGGCCAACGGCTGA
- a CDS encoding amino-acid N-acetyltransferase → MSAVSPQVTAKAITVRRARTSDVPAVRRLLDAYVRDGILLDKAMVTLYEDIQEFWVAERDDNAEVVGCGALHVMWEDLAEVRTLAVKPGLKGAGVGHQLLEKLLHTARWLGVRRVFCLTFEVDFFGKHGFVEIGETPVDTDVYAELLRSYDEGVAEFLGLERVKPNTLGNSRMLLHL, encoded by the coding sequence ATGTCCGCAGTGAGTCCTCAAGTCACCGCTAAAGCCATCACCGTCCGGCGGGCCCGCACCAGCGATGTCCCGGCCGTGCGCAGGCTCCTCGACGCCTACGTCCGTGACGGCATCCTGCTCGACAAAGCCATGGTCACGCTTTACGAGGACATCCAGGAGTTCTGGGTCGCGGAACGCGACGACAACGCCGAGGTCGTCGGCTGCGGCGCCCTGCACGTGATGTGGGAAGACCTCGCGGAAGTCAGGACTCTCGCGGTGAAGCCGGGCCTGAAGGGCGCCGGCGTCGGACACCAGTTGCTGGAGAAGTTGCTCCATACCGCGCGCTGGCTCGGCGTTCGCCGCGTTTTCTGCCTGACCTTCGAAGTCGACTTCTTCGGCAAGCACGGCTTCGTGGAGATCGGAGAGACGCCCGTCGACACCGATGTCTACGCGGAGCTCCTCCGTTCCTATGACGAGGGCGTCGCGGAGTTCCTCGGTCTCGAACGAGTGAAACCGAACACCTTGGGCAACAGTCGGATGCTTCTGCATCTGTGA
- a CDS encoding type III pantothenate kinase — protein MLLTIDVGNTHTVLGLFDGEEIVEHWRISTDARRTADELAVLLQGLMGMHPLLGDDLGDGIDGIAICATVPSVLHELREVTRRYYGDVPAVLVEPGVKTGVPILFDNPKEVGADRIINAVAANELYGGPAIVVDFGTATTFDAVSARGEYVGGVIAPGIEISVEALGVKAAQLRKIEVARPRSVIGKNTVEAMQAGIVYGFAGQVDGVVNRMARELADDPDDVTVIATGGLAPMVLGESSVIDEHEPWLTLIGLRLVYERNVSRM, from the coding sequence ATGCTGCTGACGATCGACGTAGGGAACACGCACACCGTCCTCGGCCTCTTCGACGGGGAGGAGATCGTCGAACACTGGCGGATCTCCACCGACGCGCGCCGCACCGCCGACGAGCTCGCGGTCCTCCTCCAGGGCCTCATGGGCATGCACCCGCTCCTCGGGGACGACCTCGGCGACGGCATCGACGGCATCGCCATCTGCGCGACCGTCCCCTCCGTCCTGCACGAACTGCGCGAGGTCACCCGGCGCTACTACGGCGACGTGCCCGCCGTCCTCGTCGAACCGGGCGTCAAGACCGGCGTGCCGATCCTCTTCGACAACCCCAAGGAGGTCGGCGCCGACCGCATCATCAACGCGGTCGCGGCCAACGAGCTGTACGGCGGCCCGGCGATCGTCGTCGACTTCGGCACGGCGACGACGTTCGACGCGGTCAGCGCGCGCGGGGAGTACGTCGGCGGGGTCATCGCCCCCGGCATCGAGATCTCCGTCGAGGCGCTCGGCGTCAAGGCCGCCCAGCTCCGCAAGATCGAGGTGGCCCGTCCGCGCAGCGTGATCGGCAAGAACACGGTCGAGGCCATGCAGGCCGGCATCGTCTACGGCTTCGCCGGCCAGGTCGACGGCGTGGTCAACCGCATGGCCCGCGAACTGGCCGACGACCCCGACGACGTCACCGTCATCGCGACCGGCGGCCTGGCCCCCATGGTCCTCGGCGAGTCCTCGGTCATCGACGAGCACGAGCCGTGGCTGACCCTGATCGGCCTCCGCCTGGTCTACGAGCGCAACGTGTCCCGCATGTAG
- the nadC gene encoding carboxylating nicotinate-nucleotide diphosphorylase — protein MNTPDLPLASATGGCGDGCACGADPDDETYLECGLDPALAQLLADAGLDPVEVEDIANVALQEDLAHGVDVTTVATIPEDAVATADFTAREAGVVAGLRVAEAVLSVVCTDEFEVERHVEDGDRVEAGRPLLSVTARTRDLLTAERSALNILCRLSGIATATRAWADALEGTKAKVRDTRKTTPGLRALEKYAVRCGGGVNHRMSLSDAALVKDNHVVAAGGVAQAFQAVRERFPDVPIEVEVDTLHQLREVVDAGADLILLDNFTPGECEEAVAIVDGRARLEASGRLTLGNARAYADTGVDYLAVGALTHSSPILDIGLDLRAAE, from the coding sequence GTGAACACCCCCGATCTCCCCCTCGCCTCCGCCACCGGCGGCTGCGGCGACGGCTGCGCCTGCGGCGCGGACCCCGACGACGAGACGTACCTGGAGTGCGGCCTGGACCCCGCGCTCGCCCAGCTCCTGGCCGACGCCGGACTCGACCCCGTGGAGGTCGAGGACATCGCCAACGTCGCCCTCCAGGAGGACCTCGCCCACGGCGTGGACGTGACGACGGTCGCGACCATCCCCGAGGACGCGGTCGCCACCGCCGACTTCACCGCCCGCGAGGCCGGCGTCGTCGCGGGCCTCAGGGTCGCCGAGGCGGTGCTGTCCGTCGTCTGCACGGACGAGTTCGAGGTGGAACGCCACGTCGAGGACGGCGACCGCGTCGAGGCGGGCCGGCCGCTCCTGTCCGTCACCGCCCGCACCCGCGACCTGCTCACCGCCGAGCGCAGCGCGCTGAACATCCTGTGCCGCCTGTCGGGCATCGCGACGGCCACCCGCGCGTGGGCGGACGCCCTGGAGGGCACGAAGGCCAAGGTCCGCGACACCCGCAAGACGACCCCCGGCCTGCGCGCGCTCGAGAAGTACGCGGTCCGCTGCGGCGGCGGCGTCAACCACCGCATGTCCCTCTCCGACGCGGCCCTGGTCAAGGACAACCACGTGGTCGCCGCGGGCGGGGTCGCCCAGGCGTTCCAGGCGGTCCGCGAACGCTTCCCCGACGTGCCCATCGAGGTCGAGGTCGACACCCTGCACCAGCTCCGCGAGGTCGTGGACGCCGGCGCCGACCTGATCCTGCTGGACAACTTCACGCCCGGCGAGTGCGAGGAGGCCGTGGCGATCGTCGACGGCCGCGCCCGGCTGGAGGCGTCGGGCCGCCTCACCCTCGGCAACGCCCGGGCGTACGCGGACACCGGCGTCGACTACCTGGCCGTGGGTGCCCTCACGCACTCCTCGCCCATCCTGGACATCGGCCTGGACCTGCGAGCGGCGGAGTAG